DNA from Larimichthys crocea isolate SSNF chromosome XIII, L_crocea_2.0, whole genome shotgun sequence:
CACCGTCACCGCCGTCGCCTCCTCCACCACCCATGGAAGATCGAGGAACAAAGTCAATAGTTGCCGTGTGCTTGATCTGACCTTTGCTCTGGCTCCAGAagaacatgaagacaaaacaaatggcCACCGAGCTGAGGAAAGACAGGAAGCCCATGGTGGTGGCGATGATCAGGGTCTTTGCATCAAACGGGTATGGCTTGGCCATCTGAGCCGAGGAGTTGGCAGCTTGTGGGTTTGAAGGCTCTGACCAGCCCTCCTCTGTTATGTAAGGGATGGTTCGGTTACGAGGGAGCCCCTTCACATACAGACCAACAGTCAGGCTGTCATTGCCGGCTGCATTGCTCGCCAAGCACTGATATGTGCCGCTGTCCTGAACTTGGGCAAAACGCACTTCTAGAGTACCATTGAGCAAAACTCTGATTCGCCCCGTTGGAGAAACCACATTCTTATGGGATGAGATCCAAGTGATAGATGGGAATGGATCCCCATCGGCCTTACAGGAGAAGAGAACTGTATTGCCCTCCTCTACTCTCGCCTCCTGCGGCCTGCGGTCCATGATGCGGGCAGGGCGGCAGGTAAACAGCCTCGGGAGCTCCTTCTCTGAGAAGTCTCTGAATTCACGCTGTCTCACCGCGTCAGGAGACGAACACGTGGGCTGATGTCCATCAAAGTTCAAGCGCAATCTGCGGCGGACCACCCAAATGAGACGGCAGTCACATGCTAGGGGATTCCCATCCAACCGCAACACCTGAAGGTTCCCCACAGAGTGGAAGACGCTCTCCTCCAAAGTAGTGAGCTCATTGGATGTCACATTAAGCATGCGGAAGTATGCCAGTCCCCTAAAGGCCCCCGGCTCTATTCGTAGCAGGCTCCCCCCTGCTAGGTGTAACTCCTGAAGTCTCAGGAGGTCCCCTAGCATATTACCTTGGATAACAGTGATGGGGTTGTAGGACAAGTCCAAGAAGCGCAAATACACCAGGTGACGAAGTGCTGAGTAAGGAATAACACTTAAGTTGCAGCTGCTGATGACAAGCGAGGTCAGATTAAGACCAATCAAGCTATTGCTAGCCATTGTGTCCAATGATGGCCAGTTTGAAATCAGGAGGTTACGTAGACGGTGGAGTCGTCGAAAAGCATTGTTGGGCAGCGTAGAAATGGTGAGACGTAGCATGCGAAGACGTGTCAGGCTCTGAAGCTGGGACAACGCCTCGGTGGGAATGGATGTCAGGTTGCTGCGGTCTATGTTGAGCTCCTGCAGATTCTGCAGACCAAAGAAAGCCCGCTGGGAGATGAACACCAAGTCGTTCTTTTCTGCATCTAACGTTTGAAGATTTACCATTTCTTTGAAGGTATAGTCCAGGAAGACCAGGATCTCATTCTGGCTCAGATCCAGAAAACGCAGATTGGAAAGGCCAGAAAACACCCCGACTGGGATGATCTTGAGTCGGTTATTCTTAATCCGAAGCGTCCTGAGATTCTGTAGGCCCTGGAAAGCCTCCACCTCAATCATGGAGATTATATTATCACTGAGATCCAGCTCTTGAAGTTGCAGGAGGCCAGAGAACTGGCGGCGCCCCACAGTCTTAATCTTATTGTGGGATAAATCCAAACGCCTGGCATCGCTGGAAAAGCCCTCTGGAACCGAGTTCAAATGTTTGCCAGAGCAGATCACTTCTTTAGCCTCGGGTCGACACACACAGCGTGGAGGACAACTTCCTGCAGATACACACAGTCCAAACTGGAGCAGGATGCTCCACGCCCCCCATCGGACGACTGACTCCACAAACATCTTACCCCCAgcctgaggagagagaaagacataaGGACATTAGCGCTGATGTTTCTGACAGTGAATACAGAATATTCATGTATATACAGTTAGTTAGACATACCGTTTTAATCTTGGAGTGCAGATTTTCATAACCAGTGGCAATCAAGTTTGAATCTGGCTCGAGTTAAGTCCTTTGTAGAGATGTGATCCCGTCAATAACATGTCCtttagagacagaaaagaaagacagaaaaacaaaacgaacGGTTAACTCAgtgtccaaacaaacacaacgtCCACCTCCTCTGCTTGATGCTTaaacttgtttgtgtttctgctaaTGGAAAACCAGGACAAActagattaattaaaaaaaaaaaatacagctttcTGAGCAGGCGGTCCTGCCctgatttgaaatgatttattttggaCCAGCTGGTCTCGTGGAGAAGAGTACCAATGaggatggaaaacaaaataGTTTCTTGAATTTTTCAGTGTGTCTATTAATTCAGTCTGGTTTGTCAAATCAAACTCATCCACCCCAGAGTCCCTCGATGAAGACCAGGACAAGGCACGGTGACACTATTTCTTACTATCTCATCTTATGTCTCATAATTCattctcctgtttgttttaatatttgtcttttgATATCCTGACGAGGACAACATAAAATTCACATTATTGGTAGCAGAGTGTGCTCAGCATGAAGCAGATGTCACAGCTGATAAGACCGGCCTACATCTCTGTACCCCACGCAACAAAATCCCCCACTTAACTGATTATCAAAGAATACATCTCACTATTTTACACAGGATATTTAATCCTCCCGAAGACCCAAGTACCATTAACAGTTCTTAACACCCGTATAAAGTCTCCACATATGATCTGCCCTAAAAACGATGACGAGGAGCAGACGAGGCCTCGGTGGGATGAAAGCTTTGCCCCCTGGGCCAAGCATCTGGGTTTAGACATGCCAACTGTAGCCGGATCAGCAACAGGGTGAGGGCGATATATATTTACTGAACAGAATTAGTTTATATACCAAATAATTTAGTGTAACAGACATATTATATTGTATCTTTGACCTGGAAAAGAGATCCCTGCTAGGATTCAATCATGTATTTTcgtatttattttgtttgtatgtgtttttctatATAAAGTTTTACTCAATAAAGAAACTACTTCACTAAATTGTGGCTATAGAGCTCTAAACAACTGATATGAATGTGAAACATAACAGTTCAGTTTTAAGACAGGACATAAAATACTAAATTAATTAAGTAGTTTTTCCAGATACGTCGTGTTTAGAGTGAAGTACTTTAATAAAACAAGGAGTCTGAATAATGAACAATCCAGTTTTAGAAAACAATATACTGAATTAAAGTGAAAGCATActattaggaaaaaaaaagaggtccaCTGATGTGAAATGCTGTGCAATGAaatattacataattacatTATTCTGCCCATGTCAGGCCTGGCCAGTTGAATAAACCGGTGCTGGGTGTAAATTATGTATTTCCATCTGCAACAACCACCGCTGGGTCCAGCTACAGTGCAACAAAGGTAACCAAGCTTAATAATTAATTCCTCACACAGCAGCGACCACGTCGCACAACTGAACAGAAAACTCAAAACCCCCAAAGTTATGTTTCGTATCAAGCAGAGATATTCCATAAAATACTTGAAAAATGATCCAGTTACCAGTCCAAACTGTAGCAGCAGCTTCTCGTTGTCCAGCATCAGATAGCGTGGACTCGCCCTCGCTGCAGCCTCTCCCCTGAGTGGCAGAGTTGTCGACAGTCCCGGAGCTAAACAGTCTTCTGTCTCATCCCTGCTCTTCATGCAAACAGCTCTTATACTGGCTGTGGGAAGCGGTGACTCCCAACCCAACACTTGTGCTCCTAGACTCCCAGGACTCAGGACCGATATATATCAGAGTGCAGACACACCAGACACCGATACTGGACTTCAGCCTGTGAtcgtctgtgttgtttttgcaaGATAATTCTTGATTTCAAGCCTTATATGACTGAGAGTTAATGTCCTTTGAACCTCCCTCCTCTTTGgatgcaaacaaaacagattgTCAATCATCAGCTATATCAGTCTCTTTAGTCAGTGTGTAATACATGGGAGGGGCTCACAATTTAAATGTGTTGATCCCCCCCTGAGCCACCTTGTGAGAGACACAGAATGGCAGGTGTTCGATATCCGAGGCAGCCGAGCCCCTCCAGCCAATCGCGTATCAGGATCCCTCCTCCTCATAAAGCCACAGTCCAGCCAAAGGTCGCGACCCCCGGAGTCACAGCCAGGACTGACCCTGTCCGTCAAGTTAGAAAGTGAGAGAATAAATGGATCCGTAATTCCGTCATCTATTTGTCACCCTGCGCGGAGGGTGGTCACATGAGTGTCGCGTTACTTGTTAATTACACTAACTATTTTCTATTACGCACAGCCACTGGTTGTTTCTATTAATGATGCAGCTTCAGACCAGCGGTACAACAAACAGAGCGGTCATGAGTtccaacagacacaaacaatctGTCTATGAAACAAGCTGAATATTACTTAGCTGATCATTTCGGTCCACCGGCTTGTTTCTTGGATTCGCTTACACCGTCTGAAACTATTTGATGCtcctcaaacaaaaacaaaaacctttttgcATAACTCAAATTAACATCCACTCTCCTGAAGCCAATCAGCTCTTTTCCCAATAAACCATTCCCAGTGCCAAAATCCAAACACCATCGAAGCCAAACTCTCTTCAGACAATTCTTTGGCAGAGCTCAGGCATCTTTTGGGTGAACTCCCACTTCATTTtaaactccctctctctcctctgtcatcaGACAAAACTCATCAAGTCTCTGAGCTCAGGCCCTTATCGCCTTACATCAAACTGCGGACAGTTGCCACCCGGTGTTAAATAAGGACTTTCATCACCGACTACAGATTTAGTCTTCCACAGTTGCTTTATGTTACTCTAATGGTTATGATTATGAAATGATTATGTCAGTCACACTATTcgtgaaattaaaaaacaatcaaactaaTTACAAACTAACTCAAAGTTTCTTGTTGTGGACGATGGTCGGACAAGGTGTTTTTACGGTTATGTTCTCAccagaaatgtttaatttcagcTCTGGCAGaacatttttaagtgttttaccAAACTGCTAACACGAGCATTTCTGCTCAGGATCATAATCAACAAAGTGCTACAGCGAACATATCATCGCCTCGTTGTTATAGAGCTAGAAGCAAAGACGAGGCAGCGATTCTCAGCTGaactcttctctcctctcctgcattATGGCTTCATTAGCTTTGAGCTCTTTGAGCTTGGCTCTTTTAAGTATTACCTCATCTGCCATTCCTTGACATTCAGTCTCTGCCTTTTAGTTGGCGACCAGCAGCAAAATGCGGAAAAACTGTAACAAGATTGAAGATTTTAGGTGGACGCTTCCTTTGCAACAGGTACATGAAACAGGAACATGACTTAACGTGGGCCTCGGAGTGCTAGTCTTTGTTTCCTTCTGAGTTTGAAGGTCTTAAGCCTCGTGCCAAGCAGCCCATCTGACAGAGAATGTACAGTCTGATCCCGGCTGGGTTTTCTGACACTTGTCAAAGAGCTATTTTTAGCACGTCGGAGTGAGAAAGACAAGAGCCTGGCTCAAATCCCCAATTAAAGCGGATGGAACAGAACAACAGTGAGGGGGATCACAGACCGTGAGGTTGTGTCTTtgctcttttgtgtgttttctatgtgCTTGAGTGTGTGGCGGTGGTGGAGGAGTTGTTTTTTATGAGCTTCTGGCACCTGCTGCAGTGTGACGGCCCCTGAGACCTCCTGCATGCAAGCAGCAAATATTAAAAGGTTTTTCTGGCAGAACAGCTGTCGAGTGCATAAAACAAACGTCCCCTAGTCTTTCCTCTTTGGGTTTATCGGGGGAAAGGGCTTGTAAACAAGAGCATATCAGGGGCTGCATCTATGTTCAACgaaatgtttaaaatgcaaGGGAGGACACTGGAAACTCTGGAAACGACGACAGGAGTCTATTATTGAATCACGGTGGACAACCCAACAACTAGATGCTGGCTCGACTTCTTCTCTCTACAGTGAAGGATGGAAAACAGAAGTGCGCGTGCAGAGCTGTGAGTCAGCAGGTGTTGAAATATCGTGAATAGAAAGTAACGTCCAGGGGGAATTAGTGCTAAAATTAGCAAGATAATCTAACTAGCTTCATCAACAGCTCtctgctgtgacatcacccatctGTTTTTAGAGTTTGGCATCAGAGATGTTGCcatcttgggttttttttttggagccaaGAGGGACCAAATCTGGATAAAAGCAAGAAGCTGAAGGAAACGGTGGCCCCCGTGGTCACAAATGTTTTACAGCTAAACAGTAAtcttaaatatgtttctgaaaatagTTTTACAGTTTGACCTGTGAGCCTGGAAGCATACCCTGCTAACCTTACTACTAGTTTACTCAAAGTGGGAACATAACTTATGAAATGAACATCATGGTGCATTGAAGAAGagattgagaccataaactcatgaggaaactgtttactgaggtaataaatcaatgGGGGAAGTTTCTCCGTAAGACTTCATACAATCAGGCCATATTGTTGCAGCATGGAGCAGGTAGGAGAAACAGGTTTGCAGGTTTAAGAAACTTCCATGTTCAATTCACAGACCTGGAAACTCTCTCTGCAAAGCTCCGACTGAAATTTCGGTGCTACTGGTTGAAAACTCCAGCTGTGCTGACTTGATTTCTTACTCAGCACTCGTAGGACTTACAGGGTGACATTCTTCATTTTGCAGCACGCCGCGAAATATGACCAACTCTCAGTTGTCAATCAAAGACTGCCGGTGGAAATGAGTCTTgagttttttgtgttgttttttgggaATGATGCACAATCAAATATAGTTTATATTGTTTCAGTCTCAAATTATATGATTGACTTTAATGATTTACATAGTTTATTAGTTTCAGcttcattaatgttaatattacaataattaataatgaaaacatgcttCTCAAGCAAATGTTAATGGACTGGAAACAGCAGCTAGCTGGTAAAAACATATCATAACTTTCTAAGTATTGATATTGATTATacagttttttatatatatatatgattagtTTACATGCTATATAATTCAGTTTGTGGTGGGGGAGCGTAACTTTCATATATTCTGTCTATGTTACGTAATATTTGTGCTCGCTGCACGAAGATTTTCACAGCATCGTGCGTCGGAGGTCAAGCAggcatttttttaatttgttcactTTTTCAAAAAGGCTGTGAGGGAAATAAAAAACCCATGAATACTAAtatcactgaaaaaaaagggCGTGTTTGCCTGGTTGCATCGTTGGAaattgtgtgtggtggtgtgtgggggCGATAAggaaagtgtgtgagtgtggctGCGAGCTTGTGTCTGTGACAAATAGGATTATATTAATTGTTTGCCTCTGTGCCTACCATTGAAACAGATTTATTCCGTCTGAATGTTTGGATTGTGTGGTTCTCTTATGCAGCCCGTTTGAAGTTTTTTTACTCaggaagtttttattttactcgGAACAAACTGCAAACGACAAACAACAGTGTCCACATTCAGAAGTGACCTGAAAGCATTTTAATATTCtctggcagtgtgtgtttgtttgtgtgtgggaggtATGCAAGGTTCTTTCAAAGTGTGGGTggattttctcttctctttgttgCTATTACCTGTTGCTGTCtgtgatatattatatatattatcttatttatatttaattgttttgtcagattattaatcattgtttttgtcctttttcttgtCATGCAACTTGGCAACCAAGAAGTagttacacaaacaaaataccaaaacatgattgaaatgaaaaaagattgTTTGCATGTGAAAAGATGCATTGagtatgagtgtgtttgagtATTTACACCCATGCATCGTGTGGTGGAAGTGGGTCACAGTGACAGATTCACTCTTGTTCCAGACTACGCGTTGGGTAAATCACTCTGCTGTAATTCCTCATTCTGACGAGGAGAGAGTTAAGACTCTGTGCGGCGTTGTGCAAAGTGCGCCGTCTGCAATATTAATAATAGCACAAATAAATGAGGGAAGGGAATTAGTCTCAGTGCAGTGCCTATGTGATGTGACAAATTAGGTCGTCTCAGCTAACAGCGGCGATGCGTCGGATCCGTCCATGTACATCGGAGGGATGAGGGGAGGTCACACATTAAAGAGGAGCTGACTGATGGGCTCTTTACCTGGAAGAGGTCAAACACGGCTCAGACTACATCAGGCCAACGTACATACCGACTGTAGACAATCAACTCCACATGAAATGTGGGACAGTAGACTGTCGGTGTCACTGGTTGTTGAGAAATATCAAACGTAAAACTAAAAATCAGGAAAAAAGTACTCAGATCCTTGTGTAAAATGGCAAACTT
Protein-coding regions in this window:
- the lingo4b gene encoding leucine-rich repeat and immunoglobulin-like domain-containing nogo receptor-interacting protein 4b, with amino-acid sequence MFVESVVRWGAWSILLQFGLCVSAGSCPPRCVCRPEAKEVICSGKHLNSVPEGFSSDARRLDLSHNKIKTVGRRQFSGLLQLQELDLSDNIISMIEVEAFQGLQNLRTLRIKNNRLKIIPVGVFSGLSNLRFLDLSQNEILVFLDYTFKEMVNLQTLDAEKNDLVFISQRAFFGLQNLQELNIDRSNLTSIPTEALSQLQSLTRLRMLRLTISTLPNNAFRRLHRLRNLLISNWPSLDTMASNSLIGLNLTSLVISSCNLSVIPYSALRHLVYLRFLDLSYNPITVIQGNMLGDLLRLQELHLAGGSLLRIEPGAFRGLAYFRMLNVTSNELTTLEESVFHSVGNLQVLRLDGNPLACDCRLIWVVRRRLRLNFDGHQPTCSSPDAVRQREFRDFSEKELPRLFTCRPARIMDRRPQEARVEEGNTVLFSCKADGDPFPSITWISSHKNVVSPTGRIRVLLNGTLEVRFAQVQDSGTYQCLASNAAGNDSLTVGLYVKGLPRNRTIPYITEEGWSEPSNPQAANSSAQMAKPYPFDAKTLIIATTMGFLSFLSSVAICFVFMFFWSQSKGQIKHTATIDFVPRSSMGGGGGDGGDGGRFTMKLI